From a single Acidobacteriota bacterium genomic region:
- a CDS encoding RHS repeat domain-containing protein, translating into MTEQDVTTGTLNQETSYSYNLLDKLTGVNQGNQTRAWKYDDLGRLLYERIPEQTASIDDGTGTMWTAKYVYNQFHQVTSKTDARGVVTNYSYDGLNRLGQVSYNVGSTGVPATPQVAFNYDTTQGNLINGLLTSVVVDSV; encoded by the coding sequence GTGACGGAACAAGACGTGACGACCGGCACACTCAATCAGGAGACCAGCTATTCCTACAACCTGCTCGATAAACTCACCGGCGTCAATCAAGGCAATCAAACGCGGGCGTGGAAGTACGATGATTTGGGGAGACTCCTGTACGAACGCATCCCCGAACAAACGGCTTCGATTGACGACGGCACGGGGACGATGTGGACAGCGAAATATGTTTACAATCAATTCCATCAAGTCACCTCGAAGACCGATGCCCGTGGCGTGGTGACGAATTACAGCTATGACGGTTTGAATCGTTTAGGGCAGGTGAGCTACAACGTCGGCTCAACGGGTGTACCGGCGACCCCACAAGTCGCGTTCAATTACGACACCACCCAAGGCAATTTGATTAACGGCTTGCTGACGAGCGTAGTGGTTGACAGCGTATGA
- a CDS encoding TonB-dependent receptor, with amino-acid sequence MKEKITAPRVPHFCKFQYRLFFVLLLLIHSINPIALASEPTGRLEGVVNDQSGATLAEVSVKLRDASGVVAYQTKTNNDGRFSMVVSEGKYYLYVEAKGFSQPDKPLIEIVGGEKKTIQVELKVAALDENIVVTATRTPTPADELTGSTAVINANDFERKHNSQISEALRLVPGLTVAQSGGRGAITSIFIRGGESDYNKVLIDGVPVNAAGGLYDFAFLTPENLERVEVVRGPRSALFGSDAMTGVIQLITRRGSTTTPEVELSGEGGNLNYHRENFLVSGLTRWFDYTSSLAYQNTDGQFRNADFINRSASVNLGFKLNPQADLRILSRVNNTTLGVPNAVGRLFADPDQRQKHHDIALSGALDYRTTSRWYQTARFIFSEFETHSFDPKAQDLFQPDTPPFPPGSFGNDFAFSFRDHQKRLGFQYQTIAALSSTNVLTAGLDVEHEAAVFTDDFSRVSPTRNNLGLYVQDQLSLLERLFITAGVRLERNSGDVPKDLQEALSGLGNSAPVEDVGFGVKANPKVALSFLMRRQQDGVWGATRLKGSFGTGIKEPSLVEAFSPSIFFLGNPDLKPERAVSFDAGIVQEFFNRRASLEASYFDNRFRDQIVFVFDPLTFGAIQLPNGRLTNFVNQDRASARGLELISALRPALKLQIAASYTYLRSRLEKSATAMNEVGLALLRRPKHSGAFEINWIGNRFDLSFDGAIVGKRRDLDPISGARFLASGLPIFNDGYVKLNLAGSYKINNRLTAFLRIENLLNQKYEEILGYPANKLNFRAGMRLRIGGGK; translated from the coding sequence CATTAACCCGATAGCTTTGGCTTCCGAACCGACCGGTCGACTAGAAGGCGTCGTAAATGATCAATCCGGCGCAACGCTGGCAGAGGTCTCGGTAAAATTACGAGATGCTTCCGGGGTTGTCGCTTATCAGACAAAAACCAATAATGACGGGCGTTTTTCAATGGTTGTCAGCGAGGGGAAATATTATTTGTATGTCGAGGCAAAAGGCTTTTCTCAGCCTGACAAACCCCTGATTGAAATTGTTGGAGGCGAGAAAAAAACGATTCAGGTCGAATTAAAAGTTGCGGCATTGGATGAAAATATTGTGGTGACAGCGACTCGCACACCGACTCCCGCCGATGAACTGACCGGTTCGACAGCGGTCATTAACGCCAATGATTTTGAGCGCAAGCACAATTCGCAAATATCCGAAGCCTTGAGGCTCGTTCCCGGTTTGACAGTTGCCCAAAGCGGCGGGCGCGGCGCTATCACCAGCATTTTCATTCGGGGCGGAGAATCCGATTACAACAAAGTATTAATTGATGGGGTGCCGGTGAACGCTGCCGGTGGGCTTTATGATTTTGCTTTTTTAACACCGGAAAATTTAGAGCGGGTTGAAGTCGTTCGCGGACCCCGTAGCGCGCTTTTCGGTTCGGATGCCATGACCGGGGTGATTCAATTGATAACTCGACGCGGTTCCACTACAACCCCTGAAGTAGAACTTTCCGGCGAAGGTGGAAATTTAAATTATCACCGGGAAAACTTTTTGGTTTCGGGATTGACCCGTTGGTTTGATTACACCTCGAGTTTGGCTTACCAGAATACCGACGGACAATTTCGCAATGCGGATTTCATCAATCGCTCGGCATCAGTTAATCTCGGCTTTAAATTAAATCCCCAAGCCGACCTGCGTATTTTATCGCGAGTGAACAACACGACGCTCGGCGTACCCAATGCGGTAGGCAGGCTATTTGCTGACCCCGACCAGCGACAAAAACACCACGACATCGCGCTATCAGGAGCATTGGACTATCGCACCACCTCTCGTTGGTATCAAACGGCGAGATTTATTTTTTCGGAATTTGAAACCCATAGCTTCGACCCGAAAGCTCAGGATTTATTCCAACCGGATACGCCGCCGTTTCCACCCGGTTCATTCGGAAATGATTTTGCGTTCAGCTTTCGTGACCATCAAAAACGCCTGGGCTTTCAATATCAGACGATTGCCGCGCTCTCTTCGACAAATGTTTTAACCGCCGGCTTGGATGTCGAACATGAAGCGGCAGTATTTACAGATGATTTCTCTCGCGTATCGCCCACCAGAAATAATCTCGGATTGTATGTTCAAGACCAGTTGTCGTTGTTGGAGCGATTATTTATCACCGCAGGGGTGCGCCTGGAAAGAAATAGCGGCGATGTCCCGAAGGATTTGCAAGAGGCATTGTCAGGTTTAGGGAATTCAGCGCCTGTCGAAGATGTCGGGTTCGGCGTGAAAGCCAATCCCAAAGTGGCGCTATCGTTTCTGATGCGGCGTCAACAAGACGGCGTATGGGGGGCAACGCGATTGAAGGGCAGTTTCGGGACTGGTATTAAAGAACCATCATTGGTGGAAGCCTTCAGTCCCAGTATATTTTTTCTCGGCAACCCCGATTTGAAACCTGAACGTGCTGTCAGTTTTGATGCGGGCATCGTGCAGGAATTTTTTAATCGCCGGGCAAGCCTTGAAGCCAGCTATTTTGACAATCGATTCCGTGACCAGATTGTTTTCGTGTTTGATCCGTTGACCTTTGGCGCAATCCAGCTTCCGAATGGACGTTTAACCAATTTCGTCAATCAAGACCGCGCCTCGGCTCGGGGATTGGAACTCATTAGTGCCTTGCGCCCGGCGCTGAAATTACAAATAGCCGCAAGTTATACCTATTTACGTTCGCGTCTGGAAAAATCAGCAACCGCTATGAACGAAGTCGGATTAGCGTTGCTCAGACGCCCAAAACATTCCGGCGCATTTGAAATCAACTGGATTGGCAACCGCTTCGATTTATCATTCGATGGCGCGATAGTCGGCAAACGCCGCGACCTCGACCCGATTTCGGGAGCGCGGTTTCTGGCGTCCGGGCTACCGATTTTCAATGATGGGTATGTGAAATTGAATCTCGCCGGTTCATACAAAATCAACAATCGCTTAACAGCATTTTTACGAATTGAGAATTTGTTGAATCAAAAGTATGAAGAGATTTTAGGCTATCCGGCAAACAAACTGAATTTCCGCGCCGGTATGCGTTTACGAATCGGCGGCGGGAAGTAA